In Syngnathoides biaculeatus isolate LvHL_M chromosome 5, ASM1980259v1, whole genome shotgun sequence, the following are encoded in one genomic region:
- the LOC133500315 gene encoding dual 3',5'-cyclic-AMP and -GMP phosphodiesterase 11A-like, whose translation MASTSVANGLASGGQLSLGSAHVPQFPARLSLLAAPTAAMASDYSDVEAFLDGHPELFEEYLVRKAKCEHISRWLREHRAPKVPCAAPAGEPSPWPANPDALRRRSSHVELRRNFARSKATVAHRTYDEHASFGQHDPQSSMRRRALLRKASSLPPTTAHILSALLESRVSVPQYASTATDHKYRLRETNEREFFLELVKDISNELDLTNLSYKILINACILVDADRCSLFLVEGPPHKRTLVSKVFDVHSATTVGPSSCALNPGEVQVPWGKGIIGYVAEHGETVNIPHAYQVKDNRPRHN comes from the coding sequence ATGGCGTCGACATCGGTAGCGAACGGGTTGGCGTCGGGAGGGCAGCTAAGCCTCGGCTCCGCTCATGTTCCGCAGTTCCCGGCGCGTCTTTCGCTCCTCGCAGCTCCCACCGCCGCGATGGCTTCCGACTACTCCGACGTGGAGGCGTTTTTGGACGGCCACCCGGAACTGTTCGAGGAGTATTTGGTGCGCAAGGCCAAGTGCGAGCACATCAGCAGGTGGCTGCGGGAGCACCGGGCGCCGAAAGTCCCCTGCGCCGCCCCGGCCGGGGAGCCCTCTCCGTGGCCGGCCAATCCGGACGCTCTGCGCCGTCGGTCGTCTCACGTGGAGCTCCGACGCAACTTCGCCCGCTCCAAAGCCACCGTGGCGCACCGGACCTACGACGAGCACGCCAGCTTCGGCCAGCACGACCCCCAGTCCAGCATGAGGCGACGCGCGCTCCTGCGCAAAGCCAGCTCGCTGCCCCCCACCACGGCGCACATCCTCAGCGCTCTGCTGGAGTCCAGAGTCAGCGTGCCCCAGTACGCGTCCACCGCCACCGACCACAAGTACCGCCTGAGGGAGACCAACGAGCGGGAGTTCTTCCTGGAACTGGTCAAGGACATCTCCAACGAACTGGACCTGACCAACCTGAGCTACAAGATCCTGATCAACGCCTGCATCCTGGTGGACGCCGACAGGTGCTCCCTGTTCCTGGTGGAGGGACCCCCGCACAAGAGGACGCTCGTGTCCAAAGTTTTCGACGTGCACTCGGCCACCACCGTCGGGCCGTCCTCCTGCGCGCTCAACCCCGGCGAGGTGCAGGTGCCCTGGGGCAAGGGCATCATCGGATACGTGGCCGAGCACGGAGAGACCGTCAACATCCCTCACGCGTACCAGGTGAAGGACAACAGACCGCGTCACAATTAG